The Branchiostoma lanceolatum isolate klBraLanc5 chromosome 12, klBraLanc5.hap2, whole genome shotgun sequence DNA segment aatgatttttggtaggtagatagcttgagtgatgatgtacatgattagacacctcttatgcaaatcagtatctaatttgcataattaatgaggaaagtttatacatccgccaaattccatgataggactctgaaacatgtgacatatgtaactgaggaagagagaaatattaattgatatgaactatgcaaatgaagacctcatttgcataattaatgaggacatactataacaagatgggcttgatggatggtcattatttttggtatgtagatagcttgtgtgatgcttagtatgattggacaataattatgcaaatcagattctaattcgcataattaatgaggcaactttaaaaatccactttgttccatgatatgactattcaaattgtaactgaggaagagaagaatgtttatagatagaaaatatgctaatgtgggctaatttgcatacttactgagtaacttctctaattccacactggcaaatgacggcaatttcatacattcaatcctttttttttggcatcgggacgttatgtgactGTAAAAATCGTTGAatgaaattatgctaataagggcctcatttgcataattaatgaaaaatatcagcataaccttctttgttgagctcataatttgttaagctcatactttggacatgttatattttaagacaatcaactggtttgtttgtatgatttataattgatgagaaacactcctaatacatcagtcataaaggttaaaatcatttggcgaaggtatgaggtcgcggaactctagtttgttgcTGAAAACACTTTATGACCTTTGATTCGCTGATTTTtgtaacatacatacatacattcgtACATAGTCATACATTCACAAAGCTTAGTCTCCAGTTTTCTCTGCTATACATAATTTTGATCAAGTCTTTTCCACTCAGACATGTTTCCGAATCGATAAGGTTCTTTGATGTCAAGTATGGACGGCCTCTTTTCCCACTGGTTTCTGGTGACAAAAGAAGCAATTTACATAATGCCACATGACGAATTACATGACAAGACTCCATGGAGGatgtatgtatttttcttagtttGACTAAGTGTGtaaccccctccccacacactaATAGCATACCCGAGCATTGAAGCAAGTAGCATGCGTTAATAAGCAAGAAAATATTTGACACGAATGATTTGTTTTTCCATTTTATTTTTGATGATATTTATCCCATACAAATCGTATTGTTTGAAGCATGCAATAATATCTTATCAACGTACCACtattgttgtgttttatttcaaattttcactAATCATCATCGTCATAACCAGTGTCCAAAAATTATATAACATTGAAATCTAATATCAGAAAGTGAGCCAAGCACTCATATtagcatgtatttttttaaagaacttTCAAAGTTTCTCCGCTTCAATTGTTTACCACAAAGCGTTGGTAAGCAGCGTCCAAGTGTTGAACAGACATGTAAGTATGAGAAACATTTTTCGTATATGTGGATAAAAATTGCAATCTGCCAAAATCAGTAGCGATTCCGATCTCCGAGTCTCAATTGAGAGAGATCGCTATCAGGATCTCTGCCAGCACTAGTACTATTGACGATTCTGTCGGTGGATAGTccgattactctccaagcagaggaatgggtccggctTGTTTGTTACGTGTTTTAGGctttttttgtcgggctttctgttttgttatgttttctttatgtcaccaaccAATGCGTTGTGTGGGCTGGCGACTTGAATAaaacatcatgcaaaataaaaaagCACGACAAAACGCTAaccaaacacatcaaaaaccagccagagcacgacctctgcttggaaagagAGCCCGATCAGGAtctgttaatttttttgttgtatatGGTTAGTTGATAAAAGACAAGTGGAGATTTTAAACTTTAATTTATTGTTCCTTTAGATCAATGGGCTTACTCATGATTTATAAAAAAACACCTAGCATCCCCATCGCGATTTCTGTCGAAATAGACCCCTATCGTAATCTCGACCGGGCAATTTTTGACAGATCACAATCTACACATGTACTGTAGACATTATCGTTGTTGCTTttagatgtatatatataaataattAAATGAATATATACTGTTAACCATTCACACAGCAAAGCGATGCCACCGTCCAGCAGCAATTGAAGTGAACAATTATGTTTGTTTGCTCTACAATTATTTTGTCAAGGGCAACCTAAAGTTACCCCACGCTCTTCTACATCTTTTGTTCACTGCTAAGGCCATGGTGAttagattatatggatgacatccgcgcgcgcatcaattttcgtccgtttccaaaaattcGGCCATCCTGTTAATCGAAAAGAACAGCTTCAAACTGACAAAACGCATGctgtagattgaaaaaaaaatggaaaaatggaTAATTATAttgaatgccaaagtcaagtcaattccaacaaagtaaaaaaaaaacctttgaaagaacaaaaatgaagaatgtgTACTTTCGCATTCCATACTCTGTGTATTTAGGTTTGTTCGtacttcctgaccacgtagacaATCATAATGCAGcttttttcaacttttcttttattcgcacgcttgcatcaatTTTAGGGTCCCCAGAAGttgtcatccatgtaataaaACCGACATGGCTTAATTAAGACAGACCATAGAGCTGTCCTGCACGACTACTGATCGTGAGTAGAACGGGCCGCGGGTCGGAACCCGAACGATATCGGCGTCGAAGGCGGTCAGGTGTGGTCGCACAGGCAGACTGTTTCCTCCCGGGTGGTCTTTGGGCTCACCTGGATGGAATCCGAAGCAGGAGACAGTGAATGTGTTAGGAATTTCCTAACATGCAACATACAAGGGTGTGGAATAAACTAATTAGATGGTCGGAAACAAATCTGCCCTACAGCTTAAGTGTGCAAAGATGATAAATACTACAACGCATGCAATACGATGGTTTCCCATACTATACCTTGCAGCCGTCACCCTTCCACGCGTTGTCCTCTGAATCCCAGTACCGGCAGCCCATCCTGACGATATCCACGGAGTAGTTGCATTTCTCAGACAGGCACTCTAGAAATGAGGAAGGCTCAAGATTAGGATACACTTtcttttgttttagaaaagaatgAACCTTGAAGGTGAAATCGGCATCTTCAAATTGTTAACGTTTATTTTGCAATTGAAGTAATTATGTTGGGAGCGAGTCAGAGAAGTGGCATAATCGCCTAAAACATCAAAAAAAGTAACGTAGAATTACATGAAGAAACgtcctttttgttttgtttcttcaccaGGGGGACACATGTCTAAAACTAAAACGTGTTTTTATTGTAAATACTTTGACGAATTTTCGAATTAACTCTATGTGATTCACCTATCCAAATAAAATTCACGTATTATTATGTAAAACTCTTGGCAAAACCAGCAATACCTTCCATAAGAAGGCCAAGCGTGTACTGTCCGTTCCGATCCTTGACCTTCCCGACAGGGAGTGCGATGAAGGCAGAGATAGTCTGGTTGCCCCCATCTTCAAAGTCCTCCCACGAAAGAATTTTGCTATAAATCAGAATAATAGTAAGCATAATAAAGTAGTGGACATGTTCAATCTAGATTTTTTTAAGGGTATTTTTAAAGTTAGCTTAATACTTAAAGACAAACGTTAAAGGGTAGATGATATTACAATTACTAGTAACCACTTGAGGGAAAGCATAGACAACGTACTAATGATAAAGAACTGACTTTCAACAACGGCAAGCAATTGCAACATGGAATTGATATAAGTATTATGTAGCCGTGGGCCGGTCTCAGTTTGGCCCATCGCCTGGCAAATGGAAATAGTATGCACATGTAGCTTGTACTTTACGGCTACCTGAAATCGTGGTCCGTGTCGTTGGGATCTCCGCCAAGCTTCCCGTACATCCTGGCTTCTCTGACAAAGGCGGCGGTCCGGACCGTCAGTGTGACCCCGTACGTGGCGTTTTCCAGGGCCTGGAAGTCTCGGAACGCCATGGTGTCGTTACCGTAATGTTTGTAGTTCACGAGATGCCCGACCTGGAACATCTCCGGCCTGTTCTTAAGGACGATGGTAATGGCTTCAGACAGGCCCTACGGACGGTAAAAAGTGTTACTCAGGGATCTCCAAAAGGTGATACCATCAGTCTTCCTAAAATGATCTCTTAAAGATCTTCCAACTATCTCAAAGAGCATTCAATAATCTCAATTACTACGGATATTTGATTGCTTATCGTTTTTTTAACTGCACGTCCTGCAGAGTAAATCAATcatttgataaatgaataaatcaatcgATTAAACATTTGATCTCTAGCCATTACAGTAATATCTATAGTATGTTAACTGGTACTCTTCCACATCAGCTTCGCAGTAGCTATTCATCACAAGTCAGATTTCTTTAAATTTCTTGAATACTTAAATGTAGAGTGCAATGGGGTTTACCGTTCCAAGACACACGCATTGTATCAGTATCATACACCGATACTTGTTTAAAGGTCATGATCAAATTGACAATTACTATCACATGAAATAATAGATGTCTACTTATATGTCTACCTTTTTAGTAGTGTTTCTTATATCTTCAGCAAATGCTCAAGTGCAAGAATTTGTCCTACGACCACCACTCTGTTACCAGCTTATAGACAGATGCAATGAGAATCATTTCTACCTTACGTCAGACACCATGACAGCTAAAGTGGTAAACCTACGGCAGGGTGGGAGGAAATATCTTTATTTGCTATTCTACTCGTCGAACAGAAGCAGATGCTGTACTAACGTTAACGGGGATTTCGTTCCCGTTTACGTCTCCCAGACTGACGTCCAGGACAGACGACTTGATGTCCCCTGCCGACTTGTCCCAAACGTAAGGGTTGTCATTAAAGCCGGTGATCTAGAAAGAAGAAGACCGCCAGGAGACTCAATCTTAGCGAGACGCCGTACACGTCATGCAGAAGTACAATACTACACTGCCCTCTTCATAAGATACAATCCACCATTATCTTCGAGACGATGAATGACCATGGTGTATCAACCTCTGCTATACAGTCTTTTGACATGTAGATACACTAATGTTAGGGATCAGTTTTGATTATGTTTCTTTCTCTTACGATAAGACAACTGAGGGGCACATTCATCTGGGGGCTGACAATGGGTAATCGCAGGGCCATATGGAATACCTTCCTatttctaccccccccccctttaacTGCTATCTTATATGTAAAAGTAAACTTTCCCAGAGTTCCCTGCTGATATTCGTCCGTTAATGATGACTTTGAGGCTTTAAACCATTACCACACTGAATGTAACGCAAAccttccacccaacatctgaagaagaagaaaaaggcaGGAACGCATCATCAGTGGGCA contains these protein-coding regions:
- the LOC136446166 gene encoding polycystin-1-like protein 2 translates to MTSRCTDRTRDLVSSGSYDAERLWRPRLYSDLLQPFSFKQKKEAMSALTELIDHIASALMSSHAVPGSATLGKKKVQLALKKESELGEEPVSLPAGKVDLPTDDAFLPFSSSSDVGWKITGFNDNPYVWDKSAGDIKSSVLDVSLGDVNGNEIPVNGLSEAITIVLKNRPEMFQVGHLVNYKHYGNDTMAFRDFQALENATYGVTLTVRTAAFVREARMYGKLGGDPNDTDHDFSKILSWEDFEDGGNQTISAFIALPVGKVKDRNGQYTLGLLMEECLSEKCNYSVDIVRMGCRYWDSEDNAWKGDGCKVSPKTTREETVCLCDHT